Proteins from one Desulfonema limicola genomic window:
- a CDS encoding ATP-binding protein — translation MKIIRKIIEIDEELCDGCGQCVPGCAEGALKIVDGKARVVEDRYCDGLGACIGECPTGALKIVEREAEDFDEAAVEEHLAKMENKEPENKKDCACPSAGIQVFTPLPHAERSGTDEDIKSALSHWPIKIRLIPPDAPFLKNADILVLADCSAAAFPALHQDLLKGKIVMMGCPKFDDVQIYIDRFADIFKTAGIKSITSVYMEVPCCSALPGILKKAMKISGADIPVEELVVTRKGGLSLPKPGQTIKKMIRT, via the coding sequence ATGAAAATAATACGTAAAATAATAGAGATAGATGAAGAATTATGTGACGGCTGCGGTCAGTGTGTTCCAGGGTGTGCAGAAGGTGCTTTAAAGATTGTTGACGGCAAAGCCAGGGTTGTAGAAGATAGATACTGCGATGGTCTGGGAGCATGTATTGGTGAATGCCCCACAGGAGCATTAAAAATTGTTGAACGGGAAGCAGAAGATTTTGACGAGGCAGCAGTAGAAGAGCATCTTGCAAAAATGGAAAACAAAGAACCTGAAAACAAAAAAGACTGCGCATGTCCTTCTGCTGGTATCCAGGTATTTACACCTTTGCCTCATGCTGAAAGATCTGGCACAGACGAAGATATTAAATCAGCCCTGTCGCACTGGCCCATAAAAATCAGGCTGATACCTCCTGATGCTCCTTTTTTGAAAAATGCAGATATTCTTGTATTGGCTGACTGCTCGGCAGCGGCTTTTCCTGCACTTCATCAGGATTTATTAAAAGGGAAGATTGTTATGATGGGATGTCCAAAATTTGACGATGTCCAGATTTATATAGACAGATTTGCAGATATATTCAAAACTGCTGGAATTAAAAGCATTACAAGTGTTTATATGGAGGTTCCCTGCTGTTCAGCTCTTCCTGGTATTTTGAAAAAAGCAATGAAAATCTCTGGTGCCGATATACCGGTGGAGGAACTGGTTGTTACAAGAAAAGGAGGGCTGTCCCTGCCCAAACCAGGGCAAACCATAAAAAAGATGATAAGAACATAA
- a CDS encoding nickel-dependent hydrogenase large subunit, protein MAKRIIVDPITRIEGHLRIEVEIKGGKVSNAWSSGQMFRGIEMILKGRDPRDAQHFVGRSCGVUTYIHSLSSVRAVENAVGVKIPENARLIRNMMHAALYQHDHIVHFYHLHALDWVDVASALQADPGKTARLSETVSNAAWGGTPYYKEVQQRLKAFAESGQLAPFNNAYWGHPAYKLPPEANLMAAAHYIEALRLQAKTAKMMAIFGGKNPHPQFLAVGGITSVRDLSPDRIFQFMHIWKETKKFVEDVYIPDLLTVASFYKDWGAIGGTSNFLAWGDLPQTDQEPESLILPRGVIMKRDLAGVAMADPEKVAEHVKHSWYEDSEPRHPFKGETKPMTENIKYEPGAESKMLFWKTETKKYSWIKSPRYDGEACEVGPLARVLVAYAKGDETIKNLVDSTLKKLDVPVTALFSTLGRTAARGLETVAIGNAMEGWIMKLVENLKNGDDKTYEPWEMPDKAMGFGLNDVSRGALGHWIEIEDKKIKNYQYVVPSTWNLSPRCDNGKKSPVEEALIGTPIADPKRPVEILRTVHAFDPCIACAVHVIDPDTNEVYKIKVL, encoded by the coding sequence ATGGCAAAACGAATCATAGTTGACCCGATAACCAGAATTGAAGGCCATCTGCGTATTGAGGTTGAAATAAAAGGCGGCAAGGTTTCAAATGCCTGGAGTTCAGGGCAGATGTTCAGGGGAATTGAAATGATCCTCAAAGGCAGGGACCCCCGTGATGCCCAGCATTTTGTAGGCAGATCCTGCGGGGTCTGAACTTACATACACTCCCTGTCCTCGGTGAGGGCAGTTGAAAATGCTGTTGGTGTAAAAATACCTGAAAACGCACGTCTTATCAGAAATATGATGCATGCTGCATTATATCAGCATGACCATATTGTGCATTTCTATCATCTCCATGCTTTAGACTGGGTTGATGTAGCCAGCGCACTACAGGCAGACCCGGGTAAAACAGCCAGATTATCAGAAACTGTCAGCAATGCAGCCTGGGGCGGTACTCCATATTATAAAGAAGTACAGCAGCGTTTAAAAGCATTTGCTGAAAGCGGGCAGCTCGCACCTTTTAACAATGCCTACTGGGGCCACCCTGCTTATAAACTGCCGCCTGAAGCAAACCTGATGGCAGCAGCCCATTATATTGAAGCTCTCAGGCTTCAGGCCAAAACAGCCAAGATGATGGCTATTTTCGGCGGCAAAAATCCCCATCCCCAGTTCCTGGCTGTGGGCGGCATTACTTCTGTGCGTGATCTCAGCCCTGACCGCATCTTCCAATTCATGCACATATGGAAAGAAACCAAAAAATTTGTTGAAGACGTATATATCCCTGATCTTCTGACAGTTGCATCTTTTTACAAAGACTGGGGAGCCATAGGCGGCACATCCAATTTCCTGGCCTGGGGTGATCTGCCTCAAACAGACCAGGAACCGGAAAGCCTGATTTTACCCAGAGGCGTTATTATGAAACGTGATCTTGCTGGAGTAGCAATGGCTGACCCTGAAAAGGTTGCAGAGCATGTTAAACATTCCTGGTATGAAGACAGCGAGCCAAGGCATCCATTCAAGGGTGAAACAAAACCCATGACAGAAAATATCAAGTATGAGCCTGGTGCAGAAAGCAAGATGCTTTTCTGGAAAACAGAAACAAAAAAATATTCCTGGATTAAATCTCCCAGGTATGATGGAGAAGCCTGTGAAGTAGGACCTCTGGCACGAGTACTTGTTGCCTATGCCAAAGGTGATGAAACCATTAAAAACCTGGTTGACAGCACATTAAAGAAACTTGATGTTCCTGTTACAGCCCTGTTTTCAACCCTTGGAAGAACCGCAGCCAGGGGTCTTGAAACTGTTGCAATAGGCAATGCAATGGAAGGCTGGATCATGAAGCTGGTTGAAAATCTTAAAAATGGTGATGATAAAACCTATGAACCCTGGGAAATGCCGGATAAAGCCATGGGTTTCGGGCTTAATGATGTTTCGCGGGGCGCTCTTGGACACTGGATTGAGATTGAAGATAAAAAAATCAAGAACTACCAGTATGTTGTACCTTCAACCTGGAATCTCAGCCCCAGATGCGACAATGGAAAGAAAAGCCCTGTGGAAGAAGCACTTATAGGCACTCCCATTGCAGACCCCAAACGACCTGTTGAAATACTGCGGACAGTTCACGCATTTGATCCCTGTATAGCATGTGCAGTTCATGTAATTGACCCGGATACCAATGAAGTATATAAAATCAAGGTTCTGTAA
- a CDS encoding anaerobic glycerol-3-phosphate dehydrogenase subunit C — protein MLNKFNRLRNCINGSVYTDYLHTYLLSTDASIFRKNPACVVYPKNFQDIIQTAAFARENALTIHPRGAGSGLCGSALGNGIVIDFTKYMNKLINIDLKNKTFECEPGYRLGQLESELRGKGLFFPPDPSSGEYASFGGMYGTNASGAHSVKYGNVSDYILDADVVLGTGRLIKLSDIKAGEYNSLPENLQKLWQMYMKKKQIIENAYPNINNNVAGYNLRGLVDNNHLILNRLFAGQEGTLGIAASLKFKLIDKPKHDSLTVAFFDNIVAASRAVQMILPMKPSGIEVMDKSLLNLARKSDKTLQNRIPKGIDNVLLIEFDEKEPGICIELANKAKSLIEKEKLTDKAYIAVSAKEKQKFWGVRKAAVPILYKLKGEKKILALIEDAVVPTDCLVEYFTGIYRILNRHKVEFVTYGHIAKGLLHTRPLLNLKDQNDINLLKVLADEVFDLVHSLGGSVSGEHGDGRLRSAYIKKQYPEIYPLFLKTKNLLDPYGLLNPEIKTFHEPEQMSKFLRFGSHYKAFDLKEKALNWPRGFIQETEKCHGCSKCTTITTAARMCPVYKFTLDESAAPKAKANILRALISGYCDTSELYKKTFQQVIEKCINCGSCYKECPSEVNIPKLAIEAKAQFVKKFGITLENRLLTGAEFAGVNTRKISHLMKPVINMKITRKAGEKFTGISSKRNIINFASQSLFERIKPIEGRGSINLIYFAGCYAGYVRPEIGQAAIKVLKAMHTKIHTPKQHCCGLPMLSKGMTEQARAKINQNLSQWRSLIDQSDYIVVTCSSCGLALMQKWEYLVDTKEVQSVKKKLIHISSLIDIYINKLDIKPCKDKTAYHNPCHLRVQPFAQSSLNLLSKIPGLEVQDLKSHCCGMAGTWGMCAENFELSRKIGSDMIKKLNNSDASTGTTDCPTCRIQMEQFAQKPVKHPVEILAGCLTMF, from the coding sequence ATGTTAAATAAGTTTAACAGGTTAAGAAATTGTATTAATGGCAGTGTATATACAGATTATCTTCATACATACCTGCTTTCAACAGATGCCAGTATATTTAGAAAAAACCCTGCCTGCGTGGTTTATCCAAAGAATTTTCAAGATATAATCCAGACTGCTGCATTTGCCCGTGAAAATGCTTTGACCATTCATCCCAGAGGAGCTGGAAGCGGACTTTGCGGTTCTGCACTGGGAAACGGTATTGTGATAGATTTTACAAAATATATGAACAAACTTATCAATATTGACCTTAAAAATAAAACCTTTGAATGTGAACCAGGATACCGTCTTGGACAGCTTGAATCTGAACTCAGGGGCAAAGGACTTTTTTTTCCTCCTGATCCATCCAGCGGAGAATATGCTTCCTTTGGCGGTATGTACGGAACTAATGCCAGCGGCGCTCACTCTGTAAAATACGGGAATGTGTCTGATTATATTCTGGATGCAGATGTGGTTCTTGGCACGGGCCGGCTTATTAAACTGTCAGATATTAAAGCTGGAGAATATAACAGCCTGCCTGAAAATCTTCAAAAACTCTGGCAGATGTATATGAAAAAAAAGCAGATAATAGAAAACGCCTATCCAAACATAAACAACAATGTTGCAGGATATAATCTCAGAGGTCTTGTTGATAACAACCATTTAATCTTAAACAGGCTTTTTGCAGGCCAGGAGGGAACCCTGGGCATTGCTGCCAGCTTGAAATTCAAGCTTATAGATAAACCTAAGCATGACAGCCTGACAGTGGCTTTTTTTGATAATATTGTTGCAGCATCAAGAGCTGTACAGATGATCCTGCCCATGAAGCCATCTGGTATTGAGGTCATGGATAAATCCCTGCTTAACCTTGCAAGGAAAAGCGATAAAACCCTGCAAAACAGGATTCCAAAAGGTATTGACAATGTTCTTCTTATAGAATTTGATGAAAAAGAACCTGGCATTTGTATAGAACTTGCAAATAAAGCAAAATCTCTTATTGAAAAGGAAAAACTCACAGATAAAGCATATATTGCAGTATCAGCAAAGGAAAAACAGAAATTCTGGGGTGTAAGAAAAGCAGCAGTTCCCATTTTATACAAACTCAAAGGAGAAAAAAAAATCCTTGCGCTTATTGAAGATGCTGTTGTTCCCACTGACTGCCTGGTTGAATATTTTACAGGCATATACAGGATATTAAACCGTCATAAGGTTGAGTTTGTTACCTATGGACATATTGCAAAAGGACTTCTTCACACCCGGCCTTTGCTGAATCTAAAGGATCAAAATGACATTAATCTGTTAAAGGTTCTGGCAGATGAGGTTTTTGATCTTGTTCACTCGCTGGGAGGTTCTGTTTCAGGGGAACACGGGGACGGCAGGCTGAGAAGCGCATATATAAAAAAGCAGTATCCTGAAATTTACCCTTTATTTTTAAAAACCAAAAACCTTCTTGATCCTTACGGACTTTTAAACCCTGAAATAAAAACATTTCACGAACCTGAACAGATGTCAAAATTTCTCAGGTTTGGAAGTCATTACAAGGCTTTTGATTTAAAGGAAAAAGCCTTAAACTGGCCCCGGGGTTTTATTCAGGAAACAGAAAAATGCCACGGATGTTCAAAATGCACTACCATAACAACCGCTGCCCGCATGTGCCCTGTTTATAAATTCACACTGGATGAATCAGCAGCACCAAAAGCCAAGGCCAATATCCTTAGAGCACTTATAAGCGGTTATTGTGATACCAGTGAATTATATAAGAAAACTTTTCAGCAGGTTATTGAAAAATGTATTAACTGCGGAAGCTGTTATAAAGAATGTCCTTCTGAGGTAAATATACCAAAACTGGCAATTGAGGCAAAAGCCCAGTTTGTCAAAAAATTCGGCATTACCCTTGAAAACCGTTTATTAACAGGAGCAGAGTTTGCAGGGGTAAATACAAGAAAAATATCACATCTTATGAAACCTGTTATCAACATGAAGATCACCAGAAAAGCAGGAGAAAAATTTACAGGCATATCTTCAAAACGCAATATTATAAACTTTGCTTCACAATCATTATTTGAAAGAATCAAGCCCATAGAAGGCAGGGGAAGTATAAACCTGATTTATTTTGCAGGATGTTATGCAGGTTATGTCCGGCCTGAAATCGGGCAGGCTGCTATAAAGGTTTTAAAAGCAATGCACACAAAAATACACACACCAAAACAGCATTGCTGCGGCCTGCCCATGCTTTCCAAAGGCATGACAGAACAGGCAAGGGCAAAGATAAATCAAAATCTTTCACAATGGCGCAGTCTTATTGACCAGTCAGATTATATTGTTGTTACATGTTCTTCCTGCGGCCTTGCCTTAATGCAGAAATGGGAATATCTTGTTGATACAAAAGAGGTTCAGTCAGTTAAAAAAAAGTTAATCCATATAAGCAGTCTTATTGATATTTACATAAACAAACTTGATATAAAACCCTGCAAAGATAAAACAGCTTATCATAATCCCTGCCATCTTCGTGTCCAGCCCTTTGCCCAAAGTTCTTTAAACCTTTTGTCAAAGATCCCAGGTCTTGAAGTTCAGGATTTAAAAAGCCACTGCTGCGGAATGGCCGGAACCTGGGGCATGTGTGCAGAAAATTTTGAACTGAGCAGAAAGATAGGTTCAGACATGATAAAAAAGCTGAATAACTCAGATGCATCAACAGGAACAACCGACTGCCCCACATGCAGGATACAAATGGAGCAGTTTGCTCAAAAGCCTGTAAAACATCCTGTGGAAATTCTGGCCGGGTGCCTGACAATGTTTTAA
- a CDS encoding hydrogenase small subunit — protein MEKEKEFYERLESKGVSRRDFMKYCTFLTGTMGLSSSFIPKVAEVFASPGQRPPVIWLHFGECTGCSEALLRSMYPWIDELVMDILSIEYHETIMAASGHQAEENLHKAVEKYKGRFICVVEGSIPTKYNGAYGKIGGKTFLEIAQDVCPKAAAVICMGSCAAFGGIPAAAPNPGGYKGVSDALGIKTLNLPGCPNNPVNLIGTVVNYLLMGKLPAVDELNRPLFAYGHTIHDKCPRRSHFENEEFVLEFGSEEAKLGYCLYKMGCKGPETYNNCPTVKYQGGLSWPIQAGHPCIGCSEPDFWDKMTPFYEES, from the coding sequence ATGGAAAAAGAAAAGGAATTTTATGAGAGGTTGGAAAGTAAGGGGGTTTCTCGAAGAGACTTCATGAAATACTGTACCTTCCTCACTGGAACAATGGGACTTTCTTCATCATTTATTCCAAAGGTGGCAGAGGTTTTTGCATCACCGGGGCAGAGACCCCCGGTTATCTGGCTTCATTTTGGTGAGTGTACAGGCTGTTCTGAAGCTTTACTCAGATCAATGTATCCATGGATTGACGAACTGGTAATGGATATTCTTTCCATAGAATATCATGAAACCATTATGGCAGCTTCAGGCCATCAGGCAGAAGAAAATCTTCATAAAGCTGTAGAAAAATACAAAGGCAGATTTATCTGTGTTGTTGAAGGATCCATTCCTACTAAATATAACGGAGCTTACGGCAAAATAGGGGGGAAAACATTTCTTGAAATTGCTCAGGATGTATGTCCAAAAGCAGCAGCAGTAATCTGTATGGGTTCATGTGCTGCGTTCGGAGGTATTCCTGCTGCAGCTCCAAATCCTGGAGGATATAAAGGCGTAAGCGATGCCCTTGGCATTAAAACCCTTAATCTGCCTGGATGTCCTAATAACCCTGTAAATCTTATTGGTACAGTAGTAAACTATCTGCTCATGGGCAAACTGCCTGCTGTTGACGAGCTTAACCGGCCTCTTTTTGCTTACGGCCACACAATTCATGATAAATGCCCAAGAAGATCTCATTTTGAAAATGAGGAATTTGTTCTGGAATTTGGTTCAGAAGAAGCTAAACTGGGATACTGCCTGTATAAAATGGGATGTAAAGGCCCTGAAACATATAATAATTGTCCCACGGTAAAATACCAGGGCGGTTTAAGCTGGCCTATCCAGGCCGGTCATCCCTGCATTGGCTGCAGCGAACCTGATTTCTGGGATAAAATGACACCCTTCTATGAAGAGTCTTAA
- the cbiB gene encoding adenosylcobinamide-phosphate synthase CbiB, translating to MFFSAWYVLPSAFLLDFIFGDPDFSFHPIRCMGKAIDSLEPVFRKFPLSLTISGGVFAICLISGIWLLTFFLVKTAGFFYPPLKAFLEIIIIYFCIAPHSLEKAGMEIYRILKQNNLPEARQKLSMIVGRDVTKLSETGAARAAVETVAENLSDGVIAPLFFAALGGAPLIMAYKMINTLDSMIGYKNEKYINFGRIAARIDDIANYIPARISVFLIALAAQILSQKGKAALKTAKLEGNKHTSPNAGYPEAAFAGALGIRLGGPNIYHGTRVEKPYIGKWFAEVKVEDIKKACDLMFLSSFLWFALVWAGTALLFL from the coding sequence ATGTTTTTTTCAGCCTGGTATGTTCTTCCCTCGGCTTTTTTGCTTGATTTTATATTTGGAGACCCGGATTTTTCCTTTCATCCCATAAGATGTATGGGAAAAGCCATTGACTCTTTGGAACCTGTGTTCAGAAAATTCCCTTTAAGCCTGACAATTTCAGGCGGTGTTTTTGCCATCTGCCTTATATCGGGAATATGGTTACTGACCTTTTTCCTTGTTAAAACAGCCGGTTTTTTTTATCCCCCATTAAAAGCCTTTCTTGAGATCATCATAATATATTTCTGCATAGCCCCGCACTCACTTGAAAAAGCAGGAATGGAGATTTACAGAATTTTAAAGCAGAACAATCTCCCAGAAGCCAGGCAGAAACTATCAATGATTGTGGGCAGGGATGTTACAAAATTATCAGAAACCGGTGCTGCAAGGGCTGCTGTGGAAACAGTGGCAGAAAATCTCTCGGACGGGGTTATTGCACCATTATTTTTTGCAGCCCTGGGAGGGGCACCATTGATAATGGCTTATAAAATGATAAACACTCTGGATTCCATGATCGGATATAAAAATGAAAAATATATAAATTTCGGCAGAATTGCAGCCCGTATTGATGATATTGCAAACTATATTCCTGCCCGTATTTCAGTATTTTTAATAGCTCTGGCAGCACAGATACTTTCACAAAAAGGTAAAGCTGCACTGAAAACTGCAAAGCTTGAAGGAAATAAACACACCAGCCCCAATGCAGGCTATCCTGAAGCTGCATTTGCAGGTGCATTGGGAATCAGGCTTGGGGGACCCAATATCTATCACGGAACTAGGGTTGAAAAACCTTATATTGGCAAATGGTTTGCAGAAGTAAAGGTTGAAGACATAAAAAAAGCCTGCGATCTTATGTTCTTATCATCTTTTTTATGGTTTGCCCTGGTTTGGGCAGGGACAGCCCTCCTTTTCTTGTAA
- a CDS encoding HypC/HybG/HupF family hydrogenase formation chaperone, giving the protein MCLAIPSKIVEINDQMAVIDVDGVRRECSLLMLEEPQIGEYVIVHAGFAIHKIDEQTAMESLQILKEAALFMEQD; this is encoded by the coding sequence ATGTGTCTTGCAATCCCTTCTAAAATAGTTGAAATTAACGATCAGATGGCAGTCATAGATGTTGATGGAGTCAGGCGGGAATGCAGCCTGCTCATGCTTGAAGAACCGCAGATTGGTGAATATGTTATTGTTCACGCAGGTTTTGCCATACATAAGATAGATGAACAAACTGCCATGGAATCCCTGCAGATCCTTAAAGAAGCAGCTTTATTTATGGAACAAGACTGA
- a CDS encoding HyaD/HybD family hydrogenase maturation endopeptidase, whose amino-acid sequence MNKPNITILGVGCLLLTDEGFGCHVIKKMEEEYIFSENVSLLDGGVLGMNLLGLISEADYLIVIDIIRNNQKPGTIYRIDDKDIPSRIRAKNSLHQIDFLETMTLCRHGLDKVPKTVIFGVEPQDMETYSVELTPVIQNKMDDIIEKVLEELVSLGGTYTKKE is encoded by the coding sequence ATGAATAAACCAAATATTACAATTCTGGGAGTTGGATGTCTTTTGCTTACAGACGAAGGCTTTGGCTGCCATGTTATAAAAAAAATGGAAGAAGAATACATATTTTCTGAAAATGTTTCACTCCTGGACGGCGGTGTTCTGGGCATGAATCTTTTAGGACTGATAAGTGAAGCAGATTATTTGATTGTTATTGATATAATAAGAAACAATCAAAAACCTGGAACAATTTACAGGATAGATGATAAAGATATTCCCAGCCGCATCAGAGCCAAAAATTCACTTCATCAAATAGATTTTCTTGAAACCATGACCCTTTGCAGGCATGGTCTTGATAAGGTTCCCAAGACAGTCATATTTGGAGTAGAACCTCAAGATATGGAAACATACAGTGTGGAACTGACTCCTGTAATTCAAAACAAAATGGATGATATAATAGAAAAGGTACTTGAAGAACTGGTCAGTCTGGGCGGAACCTATACAAAAAAGGAGTAA